The following nucleotide sequence is from Lytechinus pictus isolate F3 Inbred chromosome 10, Lp3.0, whole genome shotgun sequence.
ACCAGCAAGCACATGCTCTCTATGCAGTGGTATAACTATGTCCAGTAGCATCCCTGTACTTCCTGCAGAAGACGGCAAAGTGGATGAGTCAAAGAAAGATGTCGGCCATCTTGATACAACTCAGACACCAGTAGACCAGGATGCGAATCTCATCAATTTGTTAAACAACTTGCCTGAATCTGAACTGAAGATGCTGAAGTACATCAACTCTAGAATGGCTACCAACATCATTGCTCATAGAGAAGTGAAAGGACAGTTCAGAAATCTTGAAGAGCTGTTGTCAATTCCAGGAGTTGGGAGGTGAGAGAGGTTCAACAGATCTTATCAACAATACTTCTATTATACCGAACTAGTTTAATGGTAGATACCTTTTTGAACACATCTTTCTCATGATCATAAAATGACTTTGGATAAAGAGGTTAATTTAACTTGTTACACAAGGaagcaataatgataatttttcatTCGTAAGGGAAAGGATTACACTTTGCTGACCCAAGAATTTCTGTTCATTTCTCCATTCACAGAATAACCCTTGAGAAACTTCAATCAAATTTTGCCAATGGAAACCTGGATAAGACTAGCACAAGAATAGATCCTCAGAGCGCATCCCTTGCAGTTCTATCAAATGAACGATTATTGGTGAGTCATGATGGACTAATTAAAATCATGTTATTGGGAATCTTGTACAGCACATACTTAGGTCTTAATGACAAGGTGAAATTTGTTATTCATGCTTATGGTTTCAAAGGGTTATTTTGGCCTGAAATTTATGTGTATCGAATAAGGAGTGTCAAAGTAAATTAGCATTGAAAATTTAAttggaggaagaaaaaaaagttctatAGTTTTAGTTCCGCATTATTTCActcttgaaataaaatatttagtgGAACAGTTGAATATTTATAATGGACGTGCAATAAATAAGCAGATGTTATAATGATATGATGTTATGttatattcacccttttttcatCTGATTATCTGATTGATATGTGATacagaattggttaaaaaatgtttttatgctGCCATGTTTGCTGTCCATATGCATGTATGAAAAagtagaattaaaaaaaaattgatatttaaaaaaaaatgtggaggTAACATTAGTTAACTTCTCATTGTATTTGCAGACAATTATTACGCTGTACTGTAAGTGAATGTAAGTCCTAAATATcctaaattaaatgatttttatcagatttctacaaaattttcatttaaaatatttttcattttgggcTGGATTGACCCTCTAATAAAATAAGAAaccgtttttatttttgtacgaGTTATTCTAACATTCTGTCTCAGCATAGATAATGTTATGCACATGAATTGATGAAGTGTTATAGCTTTCATTTGGTTGTGTGAATGGTGTCTGGGTCATCAGTGATTTTTCCCTCTATCTTTATCGCAGGGTTTGAAGGACATTGTAGCAGTAGATGTTGGTCTGAAACACATAGCATGGCTGCACATGGATAAAGACAGATGGATTCATAGCTGGCAATGCAAGATGATCGAAGGCATTTCTCCTGGAAAGTGGGATCCAGTCAACTACCTCACTCTTGTAAGTTCTCaatcattataatgatgaaaataaccCTGGTGAGATTAATGGGTATTTGATAGGATTTAAGGGAGATCTAACCTTGATGAAAACAGTTTTTATATGAAAggagaaaattaagaaatacaGAACGGTGAAAGTGTGAAAGAAAGTTGATGAGAATTTAGACCCCTGTTACACCAGATTTCCTACCCGCGGGGCGCCACGAGACTGGTTTTAAAAAAGTTGACCTAAATTTTTGACCCCCTGTTACATTGGAATCGTAACGAGTCTCGGGGCGCCCCAAGACAGCTTTCTGTGTGTTTACACCGAGTTACCAAAGCTGTCCGAGATAGGTTTGGCAGGGCGCCAAGCGCAGGCTGTGTTTGTTTGGATAATCATTCCATGTGTAGGGCATCAAGCGAACCTGTTTCGGGCAGGTTTGCGTTTACACCGAATCCAAAGCAGTCTCGGGGCGCGAGGTGGTCCGAGATAGGTTAGCTCAGAAGGGGTCTGGGGTAGGTTTGTGCGTTTACACTGGATTAGAAACCTGCCCGAGACTTAGGAAATCCGGTGTAACAGAAGTCTTAAAGTATTCTGGCTGTTTGGAAAAATGAGAGCCCCGAAACATTGTAAAtcacaaatttgtatatttgttaAAAGAATGTGACAACTAGTAGAGACTTTTCTCTGTTtgttttcttgtgttattaggaatttttggcgtatttagtatgTTTTTGCAACAAAAATACCATTTGAAATGGTCTCCGCTCTGCTGTCGTGCTTAACTCACAAACAATCCTAAGGGtgtttcaaaattttttgaataatgcCTCACTGCAAAGGTCAGATCGTGCTTTATAGAGGGCAGTCACTAATATGTAAAGAGATAATATAAGCAGATTTAATCTTTTGAGGAACACCCACCTGATGTAACcctttaccaaaaaaaaattcaatgattatcagaatttgaattgaaatgattGAGTAATGGTCCATTTGTTCTGTCCACACAGATATCAGATACTGTGGAAGAGATGCCTAGACCAGATCTGTATGTCCTTGAGCACAAGTCCTTCACTTCTCTCAACAAGGGCACCTTCCAGACAATGCTCTTCGTTCGTTGCCTCGAGTCCATGCTCTATACCTACTTGAACTCTGACCTCATCGAATCTGGCCAGGTCAAGGCCATATCATTACCACAGAACGTTGTTGGAAGGCATTTCAATCTGCTGGTAGGGACCCAACGCAAGAGTGGGCAGGCCCTTGCAGGGGCGCTGCTGGAGGAAGGCTTTGGAAGGAGAAACGCTTGGTACCCTGTTCGGATTGGATACGAGAACCTGGCAGTGTTTAGAGATGTTAATAGATACAAGAGGGAACATTTAGCAAACTGTCTTCTACGAGCCACAGCTTTCTATGACATCTATGTTGATAAGAAGCCaggttttaaaatgaaatgatgacCTTCATactatcttcttctttttctggtACATTATCATACTACAGATCATAtcatagaatatttcataccttgaattgtcacttttcaacTTGGGGctgtttcattaatttttttttttaagttatgcatgactttatgaacgactgAAGTCTCTTAAATTTTCCAATGTTTCAACTGGAAATGGATTTCCTATAACCCTCATTGaattttgacaaatattttcaatgtgGTTGAGAATCTGCTTTGGTCATTTGTGAAGTTTATGAAACACGCCAGCTACTATATCCCATATTACTCCACACAACAAAATCCTGCCCATATGATTGGTCATCTCTAAATTATGTAATGAGGTGTAATTTGACCCATTACTCAGTCTTAATGTTTTTGTTGTAACCTCTTTAAAttaaggttttattttttgccaATCTCTCAATTCTAAAGCTTTGTTCACTTGTTTAAATTTACATAACTGCTGTCTGctgtattatttttcaaattgacATATATGGTCTAGTAATTACATTGACATCAAATGATATCACATAGTGATAATATAACACTGATCAGTatattctcttttattttgatgGACATACCCATACCTGACAACTTAATTTCTTGAGTAAAAGTATTTTTAGGTGCAGGATATGACGATACATATATTTCCTAGTCTGTTAATTCATATGTTTTAGGGGGATTTTTGAGAACCTTCACAAAGTTAATCAATcccttaaagaaaaaaaaacaaacaaaagaaagacaTCAGTGACATATTCGTCAGATATAAATGGAGTCATAATTTTGTGACTTTCTAATTCTGTGATGTTACAGGAGATCAGAGCTGCTATCCCATTCACTGTGGGTCAATAATATTCCATAATATTTTGTTATGGTTCATGATGAATGAATAGATTTCCATAGAAGCATGTTTGAAATAATATCATGAGCATGTTAATTACCCAggtaaaaatcataaatttttttgaaatattattttatagaATTTATTGTTCATGTACATGACATACAGGAGATCAGCTGGTGTGTGacattacagaaaaaaaacactacTCTGTTATCTAGGATtctttttggtcaaattttattacatttctGTTTTTTTGTTTCAGTTAAAAACCAGGGTGGATTTTGTCTTCAAGATGCACAATTTAGATACATCAAataatttggtcaatatttgtttatttttgtaagGAGTTTCGAGGAAATTAAGTAATAGGTCTGCGTcatcatgaattaaaaaaaaagatatattgtAATCTATTGATACCATTAAATGGAAAGGTCATGGAAAGGTTTTTTCAACAAGCTATCAATTATACAATTATAGCTTGAGAACTGATTATAGtctgagaaaaatatattttgagaaaGGCTATGATGAAATAAAGTTGAATATCCAATAATGTGTTAGTTTGTGTAGATGAAATTAACAGATTATCATGAAACAGATGTAAACGATGCAactgaaatatatatgaatatggaaaaaagaagaaagccaACTGTTCTAAGGTAGTCATTGTATGagtgttttgtttttgtctcacctgcatagcagagtgagactataggcgccgcttttccgacggcggcggcggcgtcaacaccaaatcttaacctgaggttaagtttttgaaatgacagcataacttagaaagtatatggacctagttcatgaaacttggccataaggttaatcaagtattactgaacatcctgcctgagtttcatgtcacatgaccaaggtcaaaggttatttagggtcaatgaacttagaccatgttgggggaatcaacatcaaaatcttaacctaaggttaagtttttgaaatgtcatcataacttagaaaatatatggacctagttcatgaaacttatacataaggttaatcaagtatcactgaacatcctgcatgagtttcacgtcacatgaccaaggtcaaaggtcatttagggtcaatgaactttggccgaattgggggtatctgttgaattaccatcataactttgaaagtttatggatctgattcatgaaacttggacataatagtaatcaagtattactgaacatcctgtgcaagtttcaggtcacatgatcaaggtcaaaggtcatttagggtcaatgaactttggccaaattggggtatttgttgaattacagccataaatttgaaagtgtgttggtctagttcataaaatttggacataagagtaatcaagtatcactgaacatcctgtgcgagtttcaggtcacatgatcaaggtcaaaggtcatgtaaggtcaaagaactttggccacgttgggggtatttgttgaattgccatcatatctctataagtgtattggtctagttcataaaacgtggaaatacgagtaaccaagtatcactgaacatcttgtgcgagttatagtagttttcaaaatcagcactgctgctatattgaatcgcgtgatgcaggtgagacggccagaggcattccacttgttggtattatacagtgcgtcccagaaaaagtGAAACCGGGATACCCATGTCTTTATTCTTCTAAGGCAAATGAATTATGGTGTTTCGATTACATGATCATTTAATTCAATTATtgctctttattttgatacctaatatcGGACAAAAACTTCATGGCTTTTCATGCAGTAATGAGCAAGATGAGTTTGAAAATTTAATGTCAAAaccaggttgcgcagaaaaattggacaagattggttcgtgaAACAACGATCGTGCTTTTTCGatgattggctcattagcatttctttggTACTCttttctctcactgatccctgaaatgagagtggattcagattcacacgcGAGTTTCTGcacaaatcgtttctgatatgtctcaatatttattgtttgttatcTGCCATGCATGAAcgatttgctaagctgttggtttCAAATTAGTGATGGGATTCCAACCTTGCCATGAGTATCAAATTAATAGTAAAAGCAtgattgtgaaatctatctctgaaaataggttttgttttatgtaggacgcactgtacatgtatactacatTTAGGTCCCTATAGGTTTCACACTACTAAATCAAGACAAAATAaacttttatgaatttacatttcaaatttgttattaaatatatTCTATAGACATAGTGAATGCTCTGGAGTTACATATGTTGATTAAGCATTCCCAAGTTGATAGATGATTTATCACCGTAGCCATAGGAGATAATAGTACATGCACCTGGAATACGATTCATTCTACAGCATGTACTTTATATTTTAAGAGGGAAAGTGCTTGCAAGAAGTCAACAAATTATTTAGATCTAGAAATATCATGTATTGCTACAATTTGCTTCACAAAGGCAGTCCAAAATTCCATGCCATGCATGTGTCAGATTTTATTGCACGATTTGAAATCTCTAAGGTCCCTTCTTAACTTTGTggaatttttaaataaaagataCAAAATTATTGTAACATCCAATGGTCATGGTGATTTTTGTGTATTGTGATTCCTGGGTAGCTCATCACAATAATCAGATCAAATCTGACCAATCAGAAACTTTCAACCAAATGGTTCATGGCCATGGCCTCTGGTTTGTTAATGCAATGCACCCATTATAATAGTGCAGTTTGGAGTTACCTCATGGACAAGTTTGTACAAttgacattttctttcttccattAGGATAGGCAAATTTCAACTTACATAAGCTAGCCTGACATAGCAAGTTGCACaaattgtatagaccaggtgactaaaATGGCACATCAATGAACGCTTTATAAAGGTCTTTGTTGCATTTCTATTTTGAATGCATATTTGCATGTTGCTTTTGcaatgtacttggccaactgCTAAATACCAGTTGTTCCTGAACGCATTCCTGCTTTAaatgaaaacatgtttaaaaaggaaaatatggatAATCAAAACATCAGAGTTAGTGCTTATCTCATTATTAAACCACCATGCCATTAGAGTTCTAATGATCATGCGCTGAATGGAAATCCAAACTGGCTTACACTTACATAACATTTAGGGACACTGACCAATTTCAGCAGAAATTTAACGTTAGAAGCGGGCAGGTACACACTATCAAATTGCATGCTACACATACTCATCTAcaaaggcctgtattctgaagtcaggtttaacttcaactcaggtttaaagttgtggtttaagtatgaatagccaattgttacataaatcactaacagtagagatatcatatttcagctcattttgctctcaaatcattcataattatctaggatgtataaatagatgattgtcttcaccatcgatgaatcaggaaagagcacaagtaaacataagaattttgacacttttggcttcccataattttagcacagagttagaccatggtctaagttaaacctgacttcagaatacgggccaatgtgttACAAAATGGAATTTCATCAGTCTAGGACAGGGTATTAAAATGAATGATGAATTTAGTTTGAGACATTTGTGTATAAACTGGTTTTAATAATTTTAGGGCATTTTCTACTTGTGACAACATATAGGTTGCACATTTGATGCTGCCTTGCCATTTACCTGATCTTCTTTGAAATTATAAGCGAAATATACAAAGAGTCTGGTAAACTGGACACAACCTCTCGGGATTTAGGGGTCACTTTTCTAAAACTGTCGGGTTATGCGATTGCCCAACCAGACATGATAAACCAATGTGATGGCAAAAGCTATAGGACACATGCTCGGTGCTCAAATATAATGGCGTACACTGTAACGCACAACGGTGATTATATGCAATGAAATTGTCCTGCACCAATCCAACCACTCGGTCTAATTCTATGGAGTGTCTCGCAGAAATGTGACTGTAAAAATCAACGTGTATGTATAGTCCGACATATTCAGTCTGATGTCATGAATTAGAGGATGAGTGGTTTACATCATGTTCGTAGTCCCACATAATCAGTCGGACGTCATGAATTAGGGGTTGATCCAGCTCCTTTATCTCCAAG
It contains:
- the LOC129269295 gene encoding transcription elongation factor, mitochondrial-like isoform X2, which encodes MSCIATRLNLRLMFQMVSHSYPKPASTCSLCSGITMSSSIPVLPAEDGKVDESKKDVGHLDTTQTPVDQDANLINLLNNLPESELKMLKYINSRMATNIIAHREVKGQFRNLEELLSIPGVGRITLEKLQSNFANGNLDKTSTRIDPQSASLAVLSNERLLGLKDIVAVDVGLKHIAWLHMDKDRWIHSWQCKMIEGISPGKWDPVNYLTLISDTVEEMPRPDLYVLEHKSFTSLNKGTFQTMLFVRCLESMLYTYLNSDLIESGQVKAISLPQNVVGRHFNLLVGTQRKSGQALAGALLEEGFGRRNAWYPVRIGYENLAVFRDVNRYKREHLANCLLRATAFYDIYVDKKPGFKMK
- the LOC129269295 gene encoding transcription elongation factor, mitochondrial-like isoform X1, yielding MSCIATRLNLRLMFQMHSYPKPASTCSLCSGITMSSSIPVLPAEDGKVDESKKDVGHLDTTQTPVDQDANLINLLNNLPESELKMLKYINSRMATNIIAHREVKGQFRNLEELLSIPGVGRITLEKLQSNFANGNLDKTSTRIDPQSASLAVLSNERLLGLKDIVAVDVGLKHIAWLHMDKDRWIHSWQCKMIEGISPGKWDPVNYLTLISDTVEEMPRPDLYVLEHKSFTSLNKGTFQTMLFVRCLESMLYTYLNSDLIESGQVKAISLPQNVVGRHFNLLVGTQRKSGQALAGALLEEGFGRRNAWYPVRIGYENLAVFRDVNRYKREHLANCLLRATAFYDIYVDKKPGFKMK